A portion of the Paenibacillus sp. PvR098 genome contains these proteins:
- a CDS encoding polysaccharide deacetylase family protein: MKQVALTFDDSPDTQFTPQVLDVLKQYNVRATFFLIGSQAEKYPEIVKRIVREGHVIGNHSYDHKLFTKLTDEKFKAQVLQTQKTLKSLIGYTPRLIRPPYGEISENQLLWASQQGFRIVNWNVDSQDWKQIKRDQVTNNILNHVKTGSIVLQHTGGGPGQNLSGTVEALPTVIQTLQSRGYKLVTLPEMLQVSKQIK, encoded by the coding sequence TTGAAACAGGTTGCACTCACTTTCGATGATTCGCCAGATACACAGTTTACTCCTCAAGTACTGGATGTGCTCAAGCAATATAACGTCCGTGCCACATTCTTTCTTATAGGGTCACAAGCAGAGAAGTATCCGGAAATCGTTAAGCGAATCGTACGAGAAGGCCACGTGATCGGGAACCATTCTTATGATCATAAGCTGTTCACTAAATTAACTGATGAAAAGTTCAAAGCCCAGGTTCTGCAAACACAAAAAACTTTGAAGTCATTAATCGGATACACTCCCAGACTAATTCGACCGCCCTATGGAGAAATTAGCGAAAATCAGTTGTTGTGGGCTTCCCAACAAGGCTTTCGTATCGTCAATTGGAATGTTGATTCCCAAGATTGGAAGCAAATCAAACGAGATCAAGTCACTAACAATATTTTAAACCATGTGAAAACAGGCTCCATTGTTCTCCAGCATACCGGCGGCGGACCGGGGCAAAACTTGAGTGGAACAGTGGAGGCACTACCGACAGTCATACAGACACTGCAGTCTCGAGGGTATAAGCTCGTCACTTTGCCTGAGATGCTCCAAGTATCCAAGCAAATAAAATAA